A stretch of DNA from Diadema setosum chromosome 10, eeDiaSeto1, whole genome shotgun sequence:
AACTTTTCTGTCACTCTAATTCTATATCAATAATATTGGATGCTACCAAAGGAGGGTACGAATTCCTAGAAGTACATGTAGTGGTGATATTTGAAAGGTGGTTGAAGAAAATTATGCCAACTTACCCCACTTGGACTTCGAGTTTGCGTGCGCCACAGATCGTACACGAAAGTGTTCTCAGCACCATCTTGGATCGACGCAAGCTCGCCGCCGTAGTTACGGCAGGCGGTACCGGCGTCTAGCCAATTGAGGGGAGAGCCGATGACGCGGTAGCAGAACGAACCGCGCTGCATCCAAAACGTCTCGCAGCACGATGACGACGCGCACCATTGAACAGTGCAAGCGGCGAGGATAAAGATCACAGCAAAATATCTGCCCATGGCGTGCTAAAATTTCACTGCAAGCTGGGAACCTAGGAAACGTTAAGGAACGAAATACATTGTTAAGAgcttttaaacacttttttttcgcaGTTGTAAATATTAACATAAACACTAACCCCTCTCAATAAAAGTGAATAAATATTGCTGGATTAATAGCACATTCTTTggtacacacactcacacacacacacacacacacacacacatcttaaTTGGaagtctttaaagggatggtatagtattggtagagatgaggatttggcttttaactttttgcgaaataTCAAGAAGCCACTTATgaagta
This window harbors:
- the LOC140233909 gene encoding alpha-N-acetylgalactosamine-specific lectin-like — protein: MGRYFAVIFILAACTVQWCASSSCCETFWMQRGSFCYRVIGSPLNWLDAGTACRNYGGELASIQDGAENTFVYDLWRTQTRSPSGGFWIGLHDRYTEGLYQWSDGTEVTYSNWDPKQPDNKNNEDCIHIIYGSLQWNDADCGTGLSYICKKAL